The following are from one region of the Sandaracinus amylolyticus genome:
- a CDS encoding nuclear transport factor 2 family protein translates to MTEAFARAAEGDFERFFAMLGDDCRWTISGTSRFSRTFASKPVILEQLIAPLRSRIEGAMRIIASRVIADGDVVVVEARGDNVTKKGVRYDNQYCFVMRFEGECVAEITEHVDTALIDRVFG, encoded by the coding sequence GTGACCGAGGCCTTCGCGCGTGCGGCCGAGGGCGACTTCGAGCGCTTCTTCGCGATGCTGGGCGACGACTGTCGCTGGACGATCAGCGGCACCTCGCGGTTCTCGCGCACCTTCGCGAGCAAGCCGGTGATCCTCGAGCAGCTGATCGCGCCGCTGCGGTCGCGCATCGAGGGCGCGATGCGGATCATCGCGTCGCGGGTGATCGCCGATGGCGACGTGGTGGTCGTCGAGGCGCGCGGCGACAACGTGACGAAGAAGGGCGTGCGCTACGACAACCAGTACTGCTTCGTCATGCGCTTCGAGGGCGAGTGCGTCGCGGAGATCACCGAGCACGTCGACACCGCGCTGATCGATCGCGTGTTCGGCTGA
- a CDS encoding tetratricopeptide repeat protein gives MARRLAAFWTALALALALPSVAGAQDGTPPPSSSPSSSRDAEARALFEAGRVAFADGRFEDALEYFERSHELSGRPELLYNIGTSSDRLRREREAVTAFEAYLEALPDAPNRREVEGRLRVLREEIAREDEQAAAVAAAEAAAAQDAASAPIAEPAGETAERDEGGEDVLTAWWLWTIIGVVVAGGVAGAVVAATVAQEDVYPPYTTGDGGAIAITLTVPIP, from the coding sequence ATGGCCCGACGGCTCGCTGCCTTCTGGACCGCTCTCGCCCTCGCGCTGGCGCTGCCGAGCGTCGCAGGGGCGCAGGACGGAACCCCACCCCCGTCCTCCTCGCCATCGTCGTCGCGTGACGCCGAGGCGCGCGCGCTCTTCGAGGCGGGACGCGTCGCGTTCGCCGACGGACGCTTCGAGGACGCGCTCGAGTACTTCGAGCGCTCGCACGAGCTCTCGGGCCGGCCGGAGCTGCTCTACAACATCGGCACGAGCTCGGATCGTCTGCGCCGCGAGCGCGAGGCGGTGACCGCGTTCGAGGCGTACCTCGAGGCACTGCCCGATGCGCCCAATCGGCGCGAGGTCGAAGGCCGGCTGCGGGTGCTGCGCGAGGAGATCGCGCGCGAAGACGAGCAGGCGGCCGCGGTCGCAGCGGCCGAGGCGGCGGCGGCGCAGGACGCGGCGAGCGCGCCGATCGCCGAGCCCGCGGGCGAGACGGCCGAGCGCGACGAGGGCGGCGAGGACGTGCTCACGGCCTGGTGGCTGTGGACGATCATCGGGGTGGTGGTCGCGGGCGGCGTCGCGGGGGCGGTGGTCGCGGCGACGGTGGCGCAGGAGGACGTGTATCCGCCCTACACGACCGGCGACGGCGGGGCGATCGCGATCACGCTGACGGTGCCGATCCCGTGA
- a CDS encoding MFS transporter: MTNDATIEPQKKGLGWAFWMLCTMEGFERLAYYGLRVVIGIYIAQADAPGGLHWSQADRATIFFWWAIFQSWLPTFTGGIADRYGYKNTIFVSITLKVAGYLLMAVSRDYWPFFTGAMLLATGTALFKPGIQGSLAQNLTKDNGSVGWGIFYWLVNVGAMIGPPFANYLKEVGWPAVFYGCAAIAALNYGMLFTYREQSSGADLDKPLGTVLVETFTNFFQARLLLFLLCLSGFWLMMYQLWDFHPFFITDWVDSRGVIAALPIPERWTVDLGRGTHIEQEHLLNLNAFLIVILVIPISRAVKKLRTLTAMLGGMIVATFGILASGLTTSGWMLLLGILFFSLGEMLTGPKKTEYLGYVAPPGKKALYLGYVNIPVGVGQALGAQLSAWLYANWGEKAMLAQRYLAEHDQLLGRDVSWNGDPLTLEQATGVTREAAFQTLCDALHQDGAAVTELLWATYDPWVVWLPIAAIGVTSVIGLYLFARAAKKWSDMNH, encoded by the coding sequence ATGACGAACGACGCGACGATCGAGCCGCAGAAGAAGGGCCTCGGCTGGGCCTTCTGGATGCTCTGCACGATGGAGGGCTTCGAGCGCCTCGCCTACTACGGCCTGCGCGTCGTGATCGGCATCTACATCGCGCAGGCCGACGCGCCCGGAGGGCTGCACTGGAGCCAGGCGGATCGCGCGACGATCTTCTTCTGGTGGGCGATCTTCCAGTCGTGGCTGCCGACGTTCACCGGCGGGATCGCCGATCGCTACGGCTACAAGAACACGATCTTCGTCTCGATCACGCTGAAGGTCGCGGGCTACCTGCTGATGGCGGTCTCGCGCGACTACTGGCCGTTCTTCACCGGCGCGATGCTGCTCGCGACCGGCACCGCGCTCTTCAAGCCGGGCATCCAGGGCTCGCTCGCGCAGAACCTCACGAAGGACAACGGCTCGGTCGGCTGGGGCATCTTCTACTGGCTGGTCAACGTCGGCGCGATGATCGGCCCGCCCTTCGCGAACTACCTGAAGGAAGTCGGCTGGCCCGCGGTGTTCTACGGATGCGCGGCGATCGCGGCGCTCAACTACGGGATGCTGTTCACCTACCGTGAACAGTCCTCGGGCGCCGATCTCGACAAGCCGCTGGGCACGGTGCTCGTCGAGACGTTCACCAACTTCTTCCAGGCGCGGCTGCTGCTCTTCCTGCTCTGCCTCAGCGGCTTCTGGCTGATGATGTATCAGCTCTGGGATTTCCATCCCTTCTTCATCACCGACTGGGTCGACAGCCGCGGCGTCATCGCGGCGCTCCCGATCCCCGAGCGCTGGACCGTCGATCTCGGGCGCGGCACGCACATCGAGCAGGAGCACCTGCTCAACCTCAACGCGTTCCTGATCGTCATCCTCGTCATCCCGATCAGCCGCGCGGTGAAGAAGCTGCGCACGCTGACCGCGATGCTCGGCGGGATGATCGTCGCGACGTTCGGCATCCTCGCGTCGGGCCTCACGACCAGCGGCTGGATGCTGCTGCTCGGCATCCTGTTCTTCTCGCTCGGCGAGATGCTCACCGGCCCGAAGAAGACCGAGTACCTCGGCTACGTCGCGCCGCCCGGCAAGAAGGCGCTCTACCTCGGCTACGTGAACATCCCGGTCGGCGTCGGACAGGCGCTCGGCGCGCAGCTCTCGGCGTGGCTCTATGCGAACTGGGGCGAGAAGGCGATGCTCGCGCAGCGTTATCTCGCCGAGCACGACCAGCTCCTCGGGCGCGACGTGTCGTGGAACGGCGATCCGCTCACGCTCGAGCAGGCGACCGGCGTCACGCGCGAGGCCGCGTTCCAGACGCTCTGCGACGCGCTCCACCAGGACGGAGCGGCGGTCACCGAGCTGCTCTGGGCGACCTACGATCCCTGGGTCGTGTGGCTCCCGATCGCCGCGATCGGCGTGACCTCGGTGATCGGCCTCTACCTCTTCGCGCGCGCCGCGAAGAAGTGGTCCGACATGAACCATTGA
- a CDS encoding matrixin family metalloprotease — MRLAPLALSLVLALVPASARAWCRMVTPRPCEGASDCLTGQGCTDSGECAWIGAPLECEVPDLERTFPLAWRRRCTTMTISAARPSHDFTREELAAILQRSIATWENVRCDGGSPGLDVTLLEEPDECIRPSHSGSGGNVHSLLFVGEGWADERLHDPRAYAVTSVWFGAGGAILDADIEVNEALGIYADCPQTGCEDPRFIDLESTLTHELGHYFGLAHSPHDPLATMWFDADPSETHKRDLAADDIEGLCTIYPPGSLPETCNPDPRGGLDLDCRTVESCNCRAPGVRTAPPWMLVLLVLAILAARRLTPRER; from the coding sequence ATGCGCCTCGCACCGCTCGCGCTCTCGCTCGTGCTCGCGCTCGTGCCGGCGAGCGCGCGCGCGTGGTGCCGGATGGTCACCCCACGTCCGTGCGAGGGCGCGAGCGACTGCCTCACGGGCCAGGGTTGCACCGACTCCGGGGAGTGCGCGTGGATCGGCGCTCCGCTCGAGTGCGAGGTGCCCGACCTCGAGCGCACCTTCCCGCTCGCGTGGCGACGTCGCTGCACGACGATGACGATCAGCGCCGCACGGCCCTCGCACGACTTCACGCGCGAGGAGCTCGCCGCGATCCTCCAGCGCTCGATCGCGACCTGGGAGAACGTGCGCTGCGACGGCGGCTCACCGGGCCTCGACGTCACACTGCTCGAGGAGCCCGACGAGTGCATACGCCCATCGCACTCGGGCTCCGGCGGCAACGTGCACTCGCTGCTCTTCGTCGGCGAGGGCTGGGCCGACGAGCGCCTCCACGATCCGCGTGCGTACGCGGTGACCTCGGTGTGGTTCGGCGCCGGGGGCGCGATCCTCGACGCCGACATCGAGGTCAACGAAGCGCTGGGCATCTACGCGGACTGCCCACAGACCGGCTGCGAAGATCCGCGCTTCATCGATCTCGAGAGCACGCTGACCCACGAGCTCGGCCACTACTTCGGTCTCGCGCACTCGCCGCACGATCCGCTCGCGACGATGTGGTTCGACGCCGATCCCAGCGAGACCCACAAGCGCGATCTCGCCGCCGACGACATCGAGGGCCTCTGCACGATCTACCCGCCGGGCTCGCTGCCCGAGACGTGCAACCCCGATCCCCGCGGCGGGCTCGACCTCGACTGCCGCACCGTCGAGAGCTGCAACTGCCGCGCGCCCGGCGTGCGCACCGCGCCGCCCTGGATGCTCGTGCTGCTCGTCCTCGCCATCCTCGCTGCGCGTCGTCTCACACCGCGAGAACGCTGA
- a CDS encoding DUF2141 domain-containing protein — translation MPDSGSIGSVVVHVRGLRRERGVALVALFDPHSAAERSREHALHVGAAPIMGGNAEILFRDVRPGRYAASLVRSEDDVDHVGVPTYADVVFEAEGDETHVELTPHETLHAP, via the coding sequence ATGCCGGACTCGGGCTCGATCGGTAGCGTGGTGGTCCACGTGCGCGGGCTGCGTCGGGAGCGCGGCGTGGCGCTCGTGGCGCTCTTCGATCCGCACTCCGCCGCGGAGCGCTCGCGCGAGCACGCGCTCCACGTGGGAGCCGCGCCGATCATGGGCGGCAACGCGGAGATCCTGTTCCGCGACGTGCGCCCCGGACGTTACGCGGCGAGCCTCGTGCGCAGCGAGGACGACGTCGATCACGTGGGCGTGCCGACCTACGCCGACGTGGTGTTCGAGGCCGAGGGCGACGAGACGCACGTGGAGCTGACGCCGCACGAGACGCTGCACGCGCCGTGA
- a CDS encoding DUF6597 domain-containing transcriptional factor, with translation MDAPYEEHLPRAALAGVIDRVWTKRERIGSEARVLPDGCVDVMFHLGTRPRAVVVGAMTSARVVPATPRDIVAVRFRPGGAARFVDAPIDTLTDAHVELEALEIDARAVIDALIAAEAIEARREIVESFVASRVLAAPAIDRTTTRAIARLVAPDAPRIAALADELGITRQHLARRVRAAVGLGPKELARIARAQRAMAAIARGDRDHAALAIEHGYSDQAHLAHELGAIAGMTPGAIARARGSISPITSAFDVAEERA, from the coding sequence GTGGACGCGCCGTACGAGGAGCACCTGCCGCGCGCCGCGCTCGCGGGTGTGATCGACCGGGTGTGGACCAAGCGCGAGCGCATCGGGAGCGAAGCGCGCGTGCTGCCCGACGGATGCGTGGACGTGATGTTCCACCTCGGGACGCGGCCGCGCGCGGTGGTGGTGGGCGCGATGACGAGCGCGCGCGTGGTGCCCGCGACGCCGCGCGACATCGTCGCGGTGCGGTTCCGACCGGGCGGCGCGGCGCGTTTCGTCGATGCGCCGATCGACACGCTCACCGACGCGCACGTCGAGCTCGAGGCCCTGGAGATCGACGCCCGCGCGGTGATCGACGCGCTGATCGCGGCCGAGGCGATCGAGGCGCGGCGGGAGATCGTCGAGTCGTTCGTCGCCTCGCGCGTGCTCGCCGCACCGGCGATCGATCGCACGACGACCCGGGCGATCGCGCGGCTGGTCGCGCCGGATGCGCCGCGGATCGCGGCGCTCGCGGACGAGCTCGGGATCACGCGGCAGCACCTCGCGCGGCGGGTGCGCGCGGCGGTCGGGCTCGGGCCCAAGGAGCTCGCGCGGATCGCGCGGGCCCAGCGCGCCATGGCGGCGATCGCCCGCGGTGATCGCGATCACGCGGCGCTCGCGATCGAGCACGGCTACTCGGACCAGGCGCACCTGGCGCACGAGCTCGGCGCGATCGCGGGGATGACCCCGGGCGCGATCGCGCGGGCGCGAGGTTCCATTTCTCCAATCACCAGCGCGTTCGACGTGGCAGAGGAGCGCGCATGA
- a CDS encoding VOC family protein, protein MKITANLIVPSIEACLPFWIDRLGFTKVTEVPEDETIGFVILVKDGAELMLQSERSLANDVAGAPRDGYRTALYVHVASLAEVQRALAGYDAIVVAERTTFYGARETIVRDPAGNVVAFAEHQPSSDHA, encoded by the coding sequence ATGAAGATCACCGCGAACCTGATCGTGCCCTCGATCGAAGCGTGCCTGCCGTTCTGGATCGATCGGCTCGGATTCACCAAGGTCACCGAGGTGCCCGAGGACGAGACGATCGGCTTCGTCATCCTGGTGAAGGACGGCGCGGAGCTGATGCTGCAGTCGGAGCGCTCGCTCGCGAACGACGTCGCGGGCGCGCCGCGCGACGGCTACCGCACCGCGCTCTACGTGCACGTCGCGTCGCTCGCCGAGGTCCAGCGCGCGCTCGCGGGCTACGACGCGATCGTCGTGGCCGAGCGCACGACGTTCTACGGGGCGCGCGAGACGATCGTGCGCGACCCCGCGGGCAACGTCGTCGCCTTCGCCGAGCATCAACCGTCGAGCGACCACGCGTAG
- a CDS encoding antibiotic biosynthesis monooxygenase family protein codes for MYVVVFRARIRAFDHAYSTTAARLRELAFSDFGCLGFTATSEGDQEIAVSYWPDVEHIVRWKKHLEHQAAQHQGRAAWYREYQVDVAKVERSYAWSLDG; via the coding sequence GTGTACGTCGTCGTCTTCCGCGCGCGGATCAGGGCGTTCGATCACGCGTACTCCACCACCGCGGCGCGCCTGCGCGAGCTCGCGTTCTCCGACTTCGGTTGCCTCGGCTTCACCGCGACCTCGGAGGGCGATCAGGAGATCGCCGTGTCGTACTGGCCCGACGTCGAGCACATCGTGCGGTGGAAGAAGCACCTCGAGCACCAGGCCGCGCAGCACCAGGGCCGCGCGGCCTGGTACCGCGAGTACCAGGTCGACGTCGCGAAGGTCGAGCGCTCCTACGCGTGGTCGCTCGACGGTTGA
- a CDS encoding pyridoxamine 5'-phosphate oxidase family protein, whose translation MSAPPPGWSRDESPFHAGERAVQERLGVRERVERQGRRVIRDFMPDQHRTFYAELPFMVVGSLDARGRPWASLLVGPPGFVSSPDLRTLEVHARAAPGDPLGDHLAVGAPLGLLGIQLETRRRNRVNGTIVRAGEDGFALEVGQSFGNCPQYIHVRTPGFVTAPPPRVVARGASLSRDAIARIERTDTLFIATSAGGGDTIEGVDVSHRGGAPGFVRVREGVITIPDYRGNAHFNTLGNLAVDPRAGLVVVDFETGARVALTGDAEIVWDGPDVAALEGAERAIRIHVTEAIEMAC comes from the coding sequence ATGAGCGCGCCGCCGCCCGGCTGGTCGCGCGACGAGTCGCCCTTCCACGCGGGCGAGCGCGCGGTGCAGGAGCGGCTCGGCGTGCGCGAGCGCGTCGAGCGCCAGGGGCGGCGGGTGATCCGCGACTTCATGCCCGACCAGCACCGCACGTTCTACGCGGAGCTGCCGTTCATGGTGGTCGGCAGCCTCGATGCGCGAGGCCGGCCGTGGGCCTCGCTGCTGGTGGGGCCGCCCGGCTTCGTGTCCTCGCCGGATCTGCGTACGCTCGAGGTGCACGCGCGCGCCGCGCCCGGCGATCCGCTCGGTGATCACCTCGCGGTCGGAGCGCCGCTCGGTCTGCTCGGGATCCAGCTCGAGACGCGGCGACGCAACCGCGTGAACGGGACGATCGTGCGCGCCGGCGAGGATGGCTTCGCGCTCGAGGTCGGACAGAGCTTCGGCAACTGTCCGCAGTACATCCACGTGCGCACGCCGGGGTTCGTGACCGCGCCTCCGCCGCGCGTCGTCGCGCGCGGTGCATCGCTCTCGCGCGACGCGATCGCGCGCATCGAGCGCACCGACACGCTCTTCATCGCGACGAGCGCGGGCGGAGGCGACACGATCGAGGGCGTCGACGTCTCGCATCGCGGCGGCGCGCCCGGCTTCGTGCGGGTGCGCGAGGGCGTGATCACGATCCCCGACTATCGGGGCAACGCGCACTTCAACACGCTGGGCAACCTCGCGGTGGATCCGCGCGCCGGGCTCGTCGTCGTCGACTTCGAGACCGGGGCGCGCGTCGCGCTCACCGGTGACGCCGAGATCGTGTGGGACGGGCCCGACGTCGCTGCGCTCGAGGGCGCGGAGCGTGCGATCCGCATCCACGTCACCGAGGCGATCGAGATGGCGTGCTAA
- a CDS encoding LysR family transcriptional regulator — MDRLEAMRAFVAVAEERGFAPAARRLAMSPPAVTRAIASLEERIGTRLLHRTTRVVRLTDAGERYLADCKRILRDLEDAETIAAGLHAEPRGRLAVTAPATFGRLHVAPIVLELLTRHPLLSVRALFVDSVVDLAEQGIDVAVRIGHLPDSSMRAVRVGTVRRIVCASPDYLAQHGTPRAPAELADRELIAFSGTGALRDWTFESEGETQVITPHARLIVNGAELAIAAALAGHGLTRVVSYQVEHELRAGRLVVVLEDHEPPPIPVHVVHREGRAVAAKVRAFVDLATTRLRAVLGAE; from the coding sequence GTGGATCGCCTCGAGGCCATGCGCGCGTTCGTCGCGGTCGCGGAAGAGCGCGGCTTCGCGCCCGCGGCGCGTCGCCTCGCGATGTCTCCGCCCGCCGTCACCCGCGCGATCGCGTCGCTCGAGGAGCGCATCGGCACGCGCCTCCTGCATCGCACCACGCGCGTGGTGCGGCTGACCGACGCGGGCGAGCGATACCTCGCGGACTGCAAGCGCATCCTCCGCGATCTCGAGGACGCCGAGACGATCGCCGCGGGCCTGCACGCCGAGCCGCGGGGGCGCCTCGCGGTGACCGCGCCCGCGACGTTCGGTCGCCTGCACGTCGCGCCGATCGTGCTCGAGCTGCTCACGCGCCACCCGCTGCTCTCGGTGCGCGCGCTCTTCGTCGATTCGGTCGTCGATCTCGCGGAGCAGGGCATCGACGTCGCGGTGCGCATCGGGCACCTGCCCGACTCGTCGATGCGCGCGGTGCGCGTCGGCACGGTGCGCCGCATCGTGTGCGCGTCGCCCGACTACCTCGCGCAGCACGGCACGCCGCGCGCCCCCGCAGAGCTCGCGGATCGCGAGCTGATCGCGTTCTCGGGCACCGGCGCGCTGCGCGACTGGACGTTCGAGTCGGAGGGCGAGACCCAGGTGATCACGCCGCACGCCCGCTTGATCGTCAACGGCGCGGAGCTCGCGATCGCCGCCGCGCTCGCGGGCCACGGCCTCACGCGCGTGGTCTCGTACCAGGTCGAGCACGAGCTGCGCGCGGGCCGCTTGGTGGTCGTGCTCGAGGACCACGAGCCTCCGCCGATCCCGGTGCACGTGGTGCATCGCGAGGGCCGCGCGGTCGCGGCGAAGGTGCGCGCGTTCGTGGACCTCGCGACGACCCGACTGCGTGCGGTGCTCGGCGCGGAGTGA
- a CDS encoding STAS domain-containing protein — protein MTHPKSPAVEVHVDRIERIRDVLAMISLGEFDPAEHLIPSDHDDEFSSFEETINLFARQLHASVRESEASMHKLEAARVELEAKLATIARQRVAIRELSTPVVELWEDIITVPVVGELDSERAKEMTDRLLHRITEGGARCAIVDVTGVSMVDTATAHHLLQMVAATRLLGTFCVLTGISPRVADTLSHAGVELRDVVTRGTLRDGLEECFAHLQSAKHVTQKKRTAPQRVAKEHR, from the coding sequence ATGACCCATCCGAAGTCCCCAGCGGTCGAAGTGCACGTCGACCGCATCGAGCGCATCCGCGACGTCCTGGCCATGATCTCGCTCGGCGAATTCGATCCCGCCGAGCACCTCATCCCGAGCGATCACGACGACGAGTTCTCGTCGTTCGAAGAGACGATCAACCTCTTCGCGCGTCAGCTCCACGCATCGGTCCGCGAGAGCGAGGCGTCGATGCACAAGCTGGAGGCCGCACGCGTCGAGCTGGAGGCGAAGCTCGCGACGATCGCGCGGCAGCGCGTCGCGATCCGCGAGCTCTCCACGCCGGTCGTGGAGCTCTGGGAGGACATCATCACCGTGCCCGTGGTGGGCGAGCTCGACTCCGAGCGCGCGAAGGAGATGACCGATCGGCTCCTCCATCGCATCACCGAAGGCGGCGCGCGCTGCGCGATCGTCGACGTGACCGGCGTCTCGATGGTCGACACCGCGACCGCGCATCACCTGCTCCAGATGGTCGCGGCGACGCGGCTGCTCGGGACGTTCTGCGTGCTCACCGGCATCAGCCCCCGCGTGGCCGACACGCTGAGCCACGCGGGCGTGGAGCTCCGCGACGTCGTCACGCGCGGCACGCTCCGCGACGGGCTCGAGGAGTGCTTCGCGCATCTGCAGAGCGCGAAGCACGTGACCCAGAAGAAGCGCACCGCCCCGCAGCGGGTCGCGAAGGAGCACCGGTGA
- a CDS encoding CASTOR/POLLUX-related putative ion channel: MAIERGFRAKLRYRANEFIGGGAGKQLLFLAVLTMALVVGFTLVGLVLGLGIEDGFSGSVVERAYEVSWFYFGRVIDSGTFTGDSGVGNRAISTVASILGVIVAGLLISALAGNFQQALEDIRKTGAPVMEDGHFLVLGWSEKIYSVIDQLAEAYAPKGRITVVVMAERDKVEMEEKLYDKVQYQHRVKLVVRSGSSVVLNDLAKVSFDRTQAIVVLVDDADVDDPDKADARIMKTLMAIFNHPDARGRTDGLRVTAEVMQSHNQELAIIASNHRARVVKTNEMISKIILQTARISGLSLVYDELLRFEGNEIHFKKIPPVVGRRFGEILLDFPNGMVVGIAKANGSGHTLNPPADHVIGPDEELLILAEDASVQHKPYAGPLSLASMPVLQSNAQKRVEHMLVLGWNPKIHPMIKEFDDYVAPGSTLTLVNNLPEEERATEISEKVGDVKTVQLRHLVGQFTSRHLMDQLGPQNYPLVMVLGDQVEGTSAEDADTRAIIALLLLRDARRRSGLAPNQRVCSEILDPKNRELAATTQINDIVISNEMVSMVLAQITYEPRVQAVLEDLLRSEGSEVYVKPIELYAPPGQPVSIEYLMLAAKARGELMMGVQIYEEAPEKKFGLVLNPMNRQAPFMPKPGDRVVVLAEEDG; the protein is encoded by the coding sequence ATGGCGATCGAGCGAGGGTTCAGGGCGAAGCTCCGCTATCGGGCGAACGAGTTCATCGGCGGAGGCGCGGGCAAGCAGCTGCTCTTCCTCGCGGTGCTCACGATGGCGCTGGTCGTCGGCTTCACGCTCGTCGGGCTGGTGCTCGGCCTCGGCATCGAGGACGGCTTCAGCGGGAGCGTCGTCGAGCGCGCCTACGAGGTGAGCTGGTTCTACTTCGGTCGCGTGATCGACTCGGGCACCTTCACCGGCGACAGCGGCGTCGGCAACCGCGCGATCTCGACCGTCGCCTCGATCCTCGGCGTCATCGTCGCCGGCCTCTTGATCTCCGCGCTCGCCGGCAACTTCCAGCAGGCGCTCGAGGACATCCGGAAGACCGGCGCGCCGGTGATGGAGGACGGGCACTTCCTGGTGCTCGGCTGGAGCGAGAAGATCTACTCGGTCATCGACCAGCTCGCGGAGGCCTACGCGCCCAAGGGCCGCATCACCGTCGTCGTGATGGCCGAGCGCGACAAGGTCGAGATGGAGGAGAAGCTCTACGACAAGGTGCAGTACCAGCACCGCGTGAAGCTCGTCGTCCGCTCCGGCTCGAGCGTCGTGCTGAACGATCTCGCCAAGGTCAGCTTCGATCGCACCCAGGCGATCGTGGTGCTGGTCGACGATGCCGACGTCGACGATCCCGACAAGGCCGACGCGCGGATCATGAAGACGCTGATGGCGATCTTCAATCATCCCGACGCGCGCGGCCGCACCGACGGCCTGCGCGTGACCGCGGAGGTGATGCAGTCGCACAACCAGGAGCTCGCGATCATCGCGAGCAACCACCGCGCGCGCGTCGTGAAGACGAACGAGATGATCTCGAAGATCATCCTGCAGACGGCGCGCATCAGCGGCCTCTCGCTGGTCTACGACGAGCTGCTGCGCTTCGAGGGCAACGAGATCCACTTCAAGAAGATCCCGCCGGTGGTGGGGCGTCGCTTCGGCGAGATCCTGCTCGACTTCCCGAACGGCATGGTCGTCGGCATCGCGAAGGCGAACGGCTCGGGGCACACCCTGAACCCGCCGGCGGATCACGTGATCGGGCCCGACGAGGAGCTGCTGATCCTCGCGGAGGACGCGTCGGTCCAGCACAAGCCGTACGCCGGTCCGCTCTCGCTCGCGTCGATGCCGGTGCTGCAGTCCAACGCGCAGAAGCGCGTCGAGCACATGCTGGTGCTCGGGTGGAACCCGAAGATCCACCCGATGATCAAGGAGTTCGACGACTACGTCGCGCCGGGCTCGACGCTGACGCTGGTGAACAACCTGCCCGAGGAAGAGCGCGCCACGGAGATCAGCGAGAAGGTCGGCGACGTGAAGACGGTGCAGCTCCGACACCTCGTCGGGCAGTTCACGAGCCGGCACCTGATGGACCAGCTCGGCCCGCAGAACTACCCGCTCGTGATGGTGCTCGGCGATCAGGTCGAGGGGACGAGCGCGGAGGACGCGGACACCCGCGCGATCATCGCGCTGCTGCTCCTGCGCGATGCGCGTCGTCGCTCGGGGCTCGCGCCGAACCAGCGGGTGTGCAGCGAGATCCTCGACCCCAAGAACCGCGAGCTCGCGGCGACCACGCAGATCAACGACATCGTGATCTCGAACGAGATGGTCTCGATGGTCCTCGCGCAGATCACGTACGAGCCGCGCGTCCAGGCGGTGCTCGAGGACCTGCTGCGCAGCGAGGGCAGCGAGGTCTACGTGAAGCCGATCGAGCTCTACGCGCCGCCGGGTCAGCCGGTGTCGATCGAGTACCTGATGCTCGCGGCGAAGGCGCGCGGCGAGCTGATGATGGGCGTGCAGATCTACGAGGAAGCGCCGGAGAAGAAGTTCGGGCTGGTGCTCAACCCGATGAATCGTCAGGCGCCGTTCATGCCCAAGCCGGGCGATCGCGTCGTGGTTCTCGCGGAAGAGGACGGCTGA